A DNA window from Dehalococcoidia bacterium contains the following coding sequences:
- a CDS encoding ribose-phosphate pyrophosphokinase has protein sequence MYSDLAVFTGRAHPELARSICGHLETPLGACQVFEYGNENVFVKIEENVRGRDVFLVQPFVSPVNTRIMELLIMIDAFRRASAGRITAVIPYYAYGRSDKKDQPRVPITARLLANLIETAGADRVLTLDLHAGQIQGFFNVPVDELTATALVTSYFRRADISDLTVVATDAGSAKRARDVARVLGTPLAIGDKERLGNTGELVIHTLIGDVRGRTCLIAEDEIESGGTIVAMVNKLRAEGAGLIYVSCVHGLLTGPAVDRLSALQVAEVVTTDTVPISAEKRARLPNLVVLSVAPLIAEAIARIHSGRSVGELFQ, from the coding sequence TTGTACAGCGATCTGGCAGTCTTCACCGGCAGAGCCCACCCGGAACTCGCGCGGAGCATCTGTGGCCATCTCGAGACGCCCCTCGGCGCCTGTCAGGTCTTCGAGTACGGGAACGAGAACGTCTTCGTGAAGATCGAAGAGAACGTGCGCGGCCGCGACGTCTTTCTCGTCCAGCCCTTCGTCTCCCCCGTGAACACGCGCATCATGGAACTCCTGATCATGATCGACGCCTTCAGACGGGCGTCCGCGGGACGGATCACGGCTGTCATCCCCTACTACGCCTACGGCCGCAGTGACAAGAAGGACCAGCCGCGCGTCCCCATCACCGCCAGGCTGCTCGCCAACCTCATCGAGACCGCAGGGGCCGACCGCGTCCTGACGTTGGACCTTCACGCCGGCCAGATACAGGGCTTCTTCAACGTCCCCGTCGATGAGCTGACAGCGACCGCGCTCGTCACCAGCTACTTCCGCCGGGCGGATATCAGCGACCTCACGGTGGTTGCGACAGACGCGGGCTCGGCCAAGCGCGCGCGCGACGTCGCCCGCGTCCTGGGCACGCCGCTGGCTATCGGCGACAAAGAGCGGCTGGGTAACACTGGCGAGCTCGTCATCCACACCCTCATCGGTGACGTGCGCGGGCGCACCTGCCTCATCGCCGAGGACGAGATCGAGTCGGGTGGCACGATCGTCGCCATGGTGAACAAGCTCAGGGCAGAGGGCGCCGGCCTGATCTACGTGAGCTGCGTCCACGGCCTCCTCACGGGCCCGGCCGTCGACAGGCTTAGCGCCCTTCAGGTCGCGGAGGTGGTGACGACCGACACCGTGCCCATCAGCGCCGAGAAGCGCGCCCGCCTGCCGAACCTGGTCGTGCTCTCCGTGGCGCCCCTCATTGCCGAGGCCATCGCCCGCATCCACTCAGGCCGTTCCGTCGGCGAGCTGTTCCAGTAG